GCACCGGCGTGCTCGAAAAGCTGCAACTGCCGCCGCTGACGGCGGACGCCGTCGACGTCCGCCTGCGCGTGGCCGGCGACGGCGCCGTGCGCCTCGAGGACGGAACGATGGCGCCGCTGCGGGTGCCGCCTGCTTTGCGCCTCGTGGGCGATTTCCGCCTCGCGGCAGGCATGGCAGCCGACCTGGTGGTGCAAGGCTTCGATCGCTGCGGCGCCATCCAGGCCTCGGGCGCGTTCTTCATGCTGAGCGTCGGCGACGTGCCCGCCTCCGTGCGTGCCGTGCAAGGAGGCTTCAGCGCCCGTTAGCCGCGGCTTGCATGGCCGTGATCTCGGCATCGGTCAGCAGGTTGCGGGCTGTGAGCTCGGCCCGCTCCGGCGCGGACAGGGCGCCGCCCGCAAACGCGGCTGCCAGGTACAGCAGCACCTTGGGCCGGTCGAGGTCGACCATCAGGCCGAACCGGTTCTCCGGCGCCGGCTTCTCGGGCTCGTCGCGCAGCTCATAGAAGTGGATGGACTCCAGGTCGACGATGGCCTGGCTCCGCAGCTCTTTCAGGTGTCTCGCCAGGCTTCGCAGGCAGGCTTGCGTCGTGCCG
Above is a window of Ramlibacter tataouinensis DNA encoding:
- a CDS encoding DUF4382 domain-containing protein, with protein sequence MGKRLTVPWRLRSLRMGAAALLTACGGGAEFVFVSFDTGGLQQGAPARACVTIRAEVPVDEIRIQPAGAGEVTVALSPPRVIDLLDPGTGVLEKLQLPPLTADAVDVRLRVAGDGAVRLEDGTMAPLRVPPALRLVGDFRLAAGMAADLVVQGFDRCGAIQASGAFFMLSVGDVPASVRAVQGGFSAR